The Pagrus major chromosome 5, Pma_NU_1.0 genomic sequence TGGTAGGTATTTGTAATCAACACAATCCATTTAGGTAAAGAAGTTGGTACTGTTATTTTAGATGATGACATATAAGGTGTACAGATGTGCAATAACTGTGTGTGCAACTTGGTGCTTTAATAGtctttttttccagctgttgAACTAATAGTCAGAAGGACTGCattgtatttaaatgttctGAATGTCAGACTTTGTGATTATTGCTAAACCTGCTTTGTATTGTCTAAGTGCAGATGCAAAGAGGAAGCAAGGATGCTGCTGAGGGAAGGGAAGAAATCACAGGTACTCACAACAGATAATTTTTAATGTGCACAACCAATTGTCAGAGCACTGTGTTCAGTGGTCATATTCACTGTCTTTCCTACAGGCTCTGAGGTGTTTAAGAGGCCGCAAAAGGGTAGAAAAGAGAGCCAACAACTTGTTTGCTAAACTGGAGTCCATCAGGGCGATCCTGGACAGAATAGCCCAGTCACAGACCGACAAGATGGTGAGAAGCAGACAGACATCACcactctttctgtctgtgtaatCCAATCTGTTGTCAGTATTTTAAGACAGTGTTGAACATGTTTGTAGGTTATGCAAGCCTATCAGGCTGGAGTGGCAGCCCTGAGACTCTCTCTGAAGGATGTGACGGTGGAACGTGCTGAGAACCTTGTGGATCAAATTCAGGAGGTAGCTGCATATTTTAAGACcatgaattatgtattttattatttaaatagaAACTTTTCATGATTGCTGGTGTATAAAACTAATGTCTGGTAACATGGTTGAATGGTAGTGAACTGTTTCAACTTTTATATTGGATTAAAGCCCTTTTTCTCAGGGCTGGGCAatgtggccttaaaataatattgcactGTGAACATATATCTACAGTATTGTCAGTGTTGTCCCTGGAATCATTGGCTGTTTCATGTTCAGAAACATGAGatctgtagaaatcattggaaccGAAAACTCACAATATAGTTCAACTGtaacgcagcctttaaaaccaggagaagaaaacatttatgCCATATTGTAATATAACCATATCCAAAATTTAAGCTATATATAGTTTCATACCtcaataatgatataatatcaatatattgcccagccctgcTTTTTCAAAATAACTAAAATGAAGCAGTCATGACGCCATTATGTTTTACTAAAGTCTGTACAGTGTGTTGGCCACCGGGGGTCACTCTCATTCATACTTATATTTTTGAGTCTGCCAGATAATGAACTTGAATCTTACACTGAAGcatcctcatgtgtcttttCTGTGATTTAACCAGTTGTGTGACACTCATGATGAGGTGAACCAAACTATATCCAGTGGAGTGACCGGCGCAGGTAAGTTGTACTGTCAGTTCCTTATTTAATAGATTTTATATGTGGGTCATTACATATCAATTCATCAAGGCCCTCCttgttcatgtcatggattttcttgaaaaaattcatttttcacttgagttttgaattttttaagtCAGAGCTAAATTTAGTCATctttgtgattctttgtatgtgtattctcaGCCTCGCCAATGTCTTACTTTTCTTTAGATTGGATtaaaatttgtcctgaacatgcAAGAAACTGCAAGGATAATTTgcaacatttattcatttaaatagttgtagACAGTAATcaaaaattattttcttaacCGAAAGGAagaatctttcattttcaaaaattttcactttcttgcaaccaaattttaattctgtgtagtattattctacactgctaaaaaaaaattagtgGAACACTTAATCGTCATAGTATAACACCACATCAGGGTAGTTCTATCACATCTAGAAGTGAATTGGTCCTGCATTAACCAGTGAGTGTCACAGATCAGGATTTTGCCAGGTCCCATGAATATAATAGAAGTACATGAATTTTTTTCGAGAAAATCTACATGAACTGTGTAATGTTCTGAATTCGGTGTGAGTTGGCAGGCATTGACCCAGTTGAACATCATGGAGATCtaaacttgttgtgttttttgcagatgAAGACATGGATGAGTTGGAGGAGGAACTGAAATCTTTGTTGGACGAGTCGAAGCCGGATTCCATCTCAGGTTTACCTGAAGTTCCAACAAGCATTCTGCGACCCTCCGGAGAGCTGAGCGTCACAGGTGACGACCTGCTCAGTTCTCTACCTGCTGTACCCTACAGCCCTGTGGATATAACCACTCAGCAGCTGGATGAAGAGTTGAAAATGTTGACTCTCACAGATTGAGGTTTTTGCCTTCATCTTTCTCTCACATTTGGGCTGTAATAGAAATGTTGTGAAGTAACATATGGTCGCCTCTCTCCACAGGCTTTGATCAGAAGAAAATGACATCTCCAGCCAAGAGATGAGAGCCAGCACAGTGATAGCAAAACATGGCAAGTCTGAAGCTCTGAATCAACATATCAAACTGTATCCATGAAAGAGTTCACAAAAgtacataaataacaaaatcgTAATTGAAGTGGTTGTAAACTCGATGGCAAGATAAAAACGAGGCACTTTACTggatttaatgaaaataaaaataccttTCTGTGGCGGCTGCCAAagagaatttttaaaaatatattttccttttgtaaattatcacatttttctgCTTGAAAGCTTTTAGATCCACTCTGCTGTCGGGATCTGAAGGATCTCAAGTCTAATGTGaacattttgatcatttaaagTATGCTCTTTGGTATGCCACCACGAGGAAAGCTTttaatttttgtgtgaaaattaAAAGTGTGACAAGTATATTTGTCGTTTACAGTGAGTtgtgatgtctttaaatgtcctTCATTGGCAGTCCTGTAAGTGCATTAAGTGGCCTTTTGACCTGCAATTATTATGAAACTTTCAAGAAAATATTATGCCAAATAATCTACAACCATGAGTATATATTACGTAGTGTCATTGTAACATACATATGAAGACTGAGAGGTCTACCTTAAGTGAGTTTAAccaaatatgtttctgaaaataaaatttattttaatcatttgttaGTAATGGTATTTGTATGTGGGTCACTGTGCTCGAAGCAAACTGAGGAGGAACTCCATATTCAATAGTAGGAAACTTGAAGCAGCTGCATAAAAGAGGGTCGGGTTTAAACACAGAAGCACGATTCATGCTAAGGAAAAATGTGTTAGACTCATCGATGATGGCCAAATCCGTCCCAGGGATAATATTTTATTAAGAACCCTATTTCAAGATTTGCAAAGTGTTGGTGTCAAACGTCCTTTTCCTTTAAACTGTGGTGAGATTATCAATGTTGGTGGTTGCTGGTTCAGGAAATTCAGGAATCAGTTTTTACTGTGATTCAAGGAGGACACCTAGTGGCTGAATGGTTGAACCACAGACACGTTTGTATAAACGTATAAAATGTTTTCCATCTAGATTCACATCCTGTGTCAGTACCAACAGACACTTCGGAGTGAGTgtaacattaaaggaacagctcaCAAAAAAATtagaattcagtcattatctcctcacccccatgctgacgGAAAGTCAAGTGATGTTTTgtagtccaccaaacatttctggagcttcacagcattctcctaaacaactgaaacatcatttggctccatacagcttgtctaatgtaatccaagtctccagaagcccagagatcccaaattaatttgaaaaggcGTTATTTTCACCTTCGGCACATGGTTGAGCTTGgtcacccacttcagacggggtgcactGTAACACTTAGCAGCTGCTGTGatgatttcagctttaaaaaggctgtaaagaacatctttttaaacatatttgggatcttggggcttctggggACTTGGATTATACTGGATGAGCTGTATAGagccatttttttcttctttaagtcTTCTTTAAGATTgttttgaagctccagaaacgttttgtggactaccaaacttcacctaactttccatcggcatgggggtgagtagataatgtctttcacttttgggtgaactgttcctttaagaaccTGCAGACATTTGAACAGACATGTTCTTCTTGGAAGAATGGTGTTCATCTCACCAGTGGACTTCCagaaaattataatatataCCAAGGTTGTTCTAGAGGCTCAAAATGGTTCAACACCTTAGAAATATTgtcatttgctttattttgtcaCCATATGTACAAACAGAAACCAAATAACCAAACCCAAAAAAACATTCCTTTATTGTATTGATTTATACTTCAAGGACAAGTGATGTTAATGTGAAAAGCAGATTATTTAGTGATTATAATCACCTTCATGTTGGTGGTGCAGTGACTACAGTAAATATCTGAGGTGCTTAGGGTTCTctattaaacaataaataaaaataaaaaaacattgatgtACACAAATGTATAGCCTTTATAAAGTACTTAGTTAATATCACAAAATCCTATTACagcattatttttaaaaatgcccCTTGTATCCCAAATAACATTAACGGATATTGTTTAAGCCTTAATTCTCTCGTTTGAACCACAcactcaatctctctctctcacacacacacgccttcACCTTCATTTCATACTGCATTTACACATGTGCACCACTGCTGCAAGTCAACAACAGAAAGGTGAATTTAAAGCTCTTTCACCTTTCACCAGCAAACTTCAATTGCACATTATGCAGCTTGTACCTACAGTAACATTATTAAACTGATATAGAAGAAGATGGGGGGGGGATTAGTTTAATGATTTCAATTTTACCCTCTATGAAGCTGCAGACATGTTGTTATATAGTTTGTTGATATGTCCGGAGTACATTTGACATGATGGAGCAGACAGAGATATGTAAAGGTAACTACTAGCCATGACTACACTACTCAGCTCGTGTATGGTTGACCCAGTCAAGCAGGCACTGATGCAGATATTTGGCTGAGAGTTTGTTTTTCGCACCACATGAGACAGAATGATGTGAAAGTCAACATGTGTATAATACAAGATCAACAACGGGCCGTGAATAAGAAACATTTGGCATGCTTTATATTTTGTAATGTATATAAAGAAAAGTCTGCATGGAATACCATGAacaaaatgatcattttgtattttttttttatattgcagTGTTGCATAAAAAGCAGGCTACACAGTGGGTCAGGCTCCTTCCTGCTCTTGCAGTGTAGTGTGTATAcagtagatgtgtgtgtgcgttaatGTGCGTGTTAGCGTTGCAGTGTTAAACTGTCCTGTCAGCTCCTGAACGCTTCCGCACAACCTTCTCCTCATTGACCTGGTCCACTGCCAGTGTCTCCAGCTCTGCTTGCGGCGGGGCCAGGGGAGGGGTGCCGTGAGGGATGCGGTGTGCCACGCCCACATGAGCCCTGTACTGACGGTCCCGAGCAGGGCTGTGACGAGGGCTGGCCATAGCACCCAGGGGAGTGATAGGGGAGCGCTCTGAGGCAATAGGAGGGATAACAGCAGGCCGCTCTCGCACCACCTGCGGTTCAGGGGACTCTCTTCCAGCCTGCAGGAAGGGTGTGGGGTCGGGCATGGCGTCCACCGTCTCCCGTAGAACCAGACGTCTACCGTCAGGGCCAAGCCGATACACCTCTGTCAGCTCTGGGTGAAGAGGCTGGGACAGACTTTTCTTCATGCGGCGCCGTGGGGTCTCAGGCTGCCTGTCCTTGGCTGGAGGAGGTGTGGGCTTGTATGAGGTGACTGGACTGACGTTGGGGCTGGCCTCAGATGAACTGCCAGCTAGCAGCTTCTTCTTGGTGGCGTGCAGCTGTGAGGTAAGGTACGCAATAGTGCTTGCTCTCTGCTCCAGCTCCCCAGACAGAACAGCCAGCTTGTGGCTCTtcatcttcagctcctccaggtacttcttctccctctcctttatGGTGTTCTCCAGAACGGAGATCATGGCATTCTTCTGCTCAAGGTCCCTGAGCAGctctgtgttctcctcctccttcttcttcaacTGGGCCTCCAGCTCCTCACACCTCCTTTGCAGCTCCTTGCATCGGACCTCACTGCTGTCtgcacacacaataaaaaaacagttaagCGCACAACATGTATATAATTTTTGCCAATTTTTATGGGGTCTCTGAATCAAAAGTATAATTGCTGCCTTGCGGTTGCATGCCTCCgcacaccagtcaagttgctttTCCTGAGCTATGCCGTTGAATAATCACCAGAACATCTCTAGCAGAATATTATGTCACAGTTGAAATTGATTTTATCCAACTAGACATGTGAAATGTTATCATAATTATCATGAATTGTTGAGTCATGGCCAACAATGTGTTATGTGAGTTTGCAGTGACCTTGatctttgaccaccaaaatctaatcagttcatccttgagtccaagattactttgtaacttttgggattaaaaagtggatttatcttcactcctgtttatcaacctgactgcagcagcgatcagTGATGGTGACCTCCCTTGTCGGGaatttatgttctgtaatgttgactgctgactggagctggagttgaaatgtactttacttcatgaacgtgAAGTTactgagaggagaggggaaacaCCAGGCAAGTAACACAAATGAACATGTCAGACTTGCTTCACTAGTGGTGAACGCACCATTAAGCAACCACCACTGCTTATGAAAATAGGTCTGACGAGCCTCAGGCACAAATATTCAAGATGAGGTAGTGTTTTTAGAATAAATGCACAAGATTCATGCAGTTAGTAAACAGCAAACACGAGTGCACATAAATAAgtgcacacaaaaatacacatatcCCCAGACAGCCCAGTCATTAGTCCATTAAGTGCAGACACTATGGAAAGTCTGTCAGCTGACAGAGACAGTATGTTCCTATGGAGACTCATCTGCAGAGAGCTCCAGTTTCACATAACAGCTCTGGTAGACATCAGGgcactgctctgctctgaccttCACTGCTGCTGCCCTGCCACACCCATACATACAGTCATGTTGGCAAAAACTGTGGAATTAAATACACTCAAGTACAGCATTATGAATGTAAATGTGCATAAGAGAAATGCAGGTTTTTGATGTCTAGTTTACATTAACATTTCCTAAAGTCAGTTTCCTCTCAATTACAGTGATGGTTTAAAAGATAACTGTGCTTTTTCTCATTGTTCTAAAGTGCAGCTGGTAAATTTTCACCCCAGCTGGAACAGCTGAGCCCTGCTGCACTAAACAGGTTGCAGGCTGTGCATTAGCACTGTGTGACAGGTAATCTCATTTCCAGCACTCCGATCTCTGAGATGTTCAACACTAACATGATAGTGCCTCTAAGTGGAGGAGCTAACAATACCGCACAGATCTGGGCCAGCCATGTTGAAAAGCCTATGACATATTGTGATCCTGGTGAGCTGCAACATGTGACACACACCAGTGAGGTCATCTGTCACCTGTAAATAATCAAACTTTACACAACCTGTATGAGGCCTCCATACTGCACTGTTCTGTACTTCCAGCCAGTTTAAAGACTGGAGCTGAATCAGAGCACTGTTGTGACTCCATGTCATGGACATGGTAATGTGGGGTGAGGGGCAATTGCCAATGTTGGTTGGTTTTAGTTGGTTTTTCTATTATCTGCCAGCCAGGCTCTGCAGTACTTTTGAAGAATCACCGCTAATTCATGTCCACATTCTGGACATTCAACACATCTCAtttcctataa encodes the following:
- the ccdc92 gene encoding coiled-coil domain-containing protein 92 isoform X2; translation: MASANVTLENQLQSAQKNLLFLQQDHASTLKGLHAEIRRLQQQCTDLTYELTVRSSDSTGNSEVRCKELQRRCEELEAQLKKKEEENTELLRDLEQKNAMISVLENTIKEREKKYLEELKMKSHKLAVLSGELEQRASTIAYLTSQLHATKKKLLAGSSSEASPNVSPVTSYKPTPPPAKDRQPETPRRRMKKSLSQPLHPELTEVYRLGPDGRRLVLRETVDAMPDPTPFLQAGRESPEPQVVRERPAVIPPIASERSPITPLGAMASPRHSPARDRQYRAHVGVAHRIPHGTPPLAPPQAELETLAVDQVNEEKVVRKRSGADRTV
- the ccdc92 gene encoding coiled-coil domain-containing protein 92 isoform X1, translated to MASANVTLENQLQSAQKNLLFLQQDHASTLKGLHAEIRRLQQQCTDLTYELTVRSSDSTDSSEVRCKELQRRCEELEAQLKKKEEENTELLRDLEQKNAMISVLENTIKEREKKYLEELKMKSHKLAVLSGELEQRASTIAYLTSQLHATKKKLLAGSSSEASPNVSPVTSYKPTPPPAKDRQPETPRRRMKKSLSQPLHPELTEVYRLGPDGRRLVLRETVDAMPDPTPFLQAGRESPEPQVVRERPAVIPPIASERSPITPLGAMASPRHSPARDRQYRAHVGVAHRIPHGTPPLAPPQAELETLAVDQVNEEKVVRKRSGADRTV